In Rhipicephalus microplus isolate Deutch F79 chromosome 7, USDA_Rmic, whole genome shotgun sequence, one genomic interval encodes:
- the LOC119174595 gene encoding uncharacterized protein LOC119174595, translating into MCSANVSALAAQKPSKQARRWWVRPSLRSREVAVHTGRLLLRSHDEENFRDFMRMPPRTFDTVLELLRPAISKQDTNHRPTISAHDCLAMTIRYAKEVRDKLAH; encoded by the exons ATGTGCTCAGCCaacgtgtcagcgctggcagcacaaaagccttcaaagcaagcaaggcgaTGGTGGGTGAGACCGTCCCTTCGCTCGCGAGAAGTGGCCGTCCACACAGGGCGTCTGCTCTTGCGCTCGCACGACGAGGAGAATTTCCGAGA CTTCATGCGGATGCCGCCACGAACGTTCGATACTGTGCTCGAACTGCTGCGCCCCGCAATATCCAAGCAGGACACAAACCACCGGCCTACAATTTCGGCGCACGACTGCCTGGCCATGACCATTAG GTATGCCAAGGAAGTGCGAGATAAATTGGCGCACTAA
- the LOC119174593 gene encoding uncharacterized protein LOC119174593 — protein sequence MHTIALTESHIACSLAAATSQQKRLTRDHRLGQDMQRNRNVPLIRLRRLVSTPAAMSHARQDDNGPARALAMQERAQAMKLWRKRAWSTLNTSERTRGSSKKITLVSSLYVPMHASESYQCTLHKM from the exons ATGCACACAATAGCACTGACAGAATCACATATTGCATGTTCTCTTGCAGCAGCCACATCACAGCAGAAGAGGCTAACGAGAG ATCACCGCCTCGGCCAAGACATGCAGCGGAACCGTAACGTACCCCTGATACGGCTGAGGAGACTCGTGTCGACACCTGCAGCAATGA GTCACGCTCGTCAAGACGACAACGGACCTGCGAGGGCGCTAG caatgcagGAGAGGGCACAAGCCATGAAGCTGTGGCGTAAGCGTGCATGGAGCACCTTGAACACATCAGAGCGAACAAGGGGGTCATCAAAAAAGATAACATTGGTTTCTTCGCTCTACGTACCGATGCACGCCTCAGAGAGCTACCAGTGCACATTGCACAAGATGTAA